DNA from Hyphomicrobiales bacterium:
CGGTGTAGGGGTCGCGGATGAGGGTTTCTACCTCGGTGATCGACAATCTGGTTGGCGGCACCTTGGGTTTGGGTTCGGGTCGCGGTCGGGGTGACATGCGGGCTGGGGCATCCCAGGCGCTCGCGGCTGCCAGCAGCGGAGCGGCGCGAGCCCGCATTTGTTGGCCGGTTTCTTCGGGAAGAAACGCGAGCAGACGCTGCAGCCAACGCGACGGCACGGTCGGCGTGCCATCGACCTTCAGCGCGCGGGTGAGCGTGACCTTGGGCTGGCCGAGCGCCTGTTCCACATCGTGCGCGGATAGGCCGATACGGCGCTCGGGGATCGCCAAATCCATGCCGGCCATCATGGCGCGCGATAGGAAGGGGCTGGCGGTCGGCAGGTTCGGCCAGACCTTCTCGTTGAGGCCGCCAAGAATGGCGTGATCGACGGCCTGCAAGCGCGCTTCCAGCGGTCCCCAGATGTGCAAGCGCGGATCGGCCGGTCGTTCCGGACGCACCACGGCTTCCGTCAGCAAAGCCTCCAACAATGTGGGCGCCTCATGGCTTGCCGTCGACAGCCCGACGGTTTCGGCGTCGCGCAAACCAAGGCGCAGCGCGGCCAGCGCTTCTCCCGCCGGCCCCGAGTAGAGCGGACTGGGCGCGGTCTGATCATCGGTGGTCGTGAGCGTTTCGCAAGCGGCAAAGAGGGCTTCGGTGTAAGCGGCGAACGGCGTTTCGGCCGCGTCCAGAAAGGCCAATGCGGCGAAGGCTGTTTCCAAACGGTCGATGAGCGCCAGGGCGCGGGCGTCGTCGTCCGGTCCCAACTGACCTCGGATGGCGGGCACACGGATGGTTTCGTCATCGCGTTCAGCGGCGCGTTGCCGGATTACATCGCGCAGCGGATCGAGACCAGGCGCCAGTGCCAATCCGCGCAGCGCCAACCTCTCCAAAAGACGAGCTTCGGTTCTGGTGGAGGCGGGACTCTGTCCAAGAGTGCAGAGCGGATGCTTCAGGAGCGCGAGGAGCGGGATTGCTGCAAAGCCGGATTTCCAGGCATCGGCAGCCAACATCATCAGTCGGGCCGGTGGAGTTTCACGCAATGGCGTGCCGGCGCTATCGTCACTTGAAAGGCCGAACCGCTCCAGTTCCAACTGCACCCGGCGGGCGATATTACGATCAGGCGTTACCAAGGCGACGGTTTCTTGCTCGGCCAGCGAGGCTTTCATCGCCATCGCGATGGCAAGACTCTCGTCGCCTTCGCTTGCCGCTTCAAGGACGGTGATTGGGTCAAAAGCGCTTGTCGCGTCAGGACGCAGCGTTGGCCAGGCGGATGTGCTTGTGGCGGGCAGGAAAACGGCCGAGACCAGCGTCTGCCGTTCCGGCGATCTGCCCGCCAGTTCGGTTACATCGGTCCGAGTGGCCTGTATGGTGGCGAGCAAGTTGTAGAGGCCGTGCTGCGGATGGCTGGCGCTTTCAGGCGTTTCTTCGCCAAGGCTGTCGAACGCGGCATCAGGCATTGTCTGGTCGAGACCTGGCAGCACGACCGCGCCATTGGAGGCCCGAGCAATGGCCGTGAGCAATCGCGCGGTGGCGGGGATCGAACCGGTCGAACCGGCAGCGATAACAGGCCCAGCATGGTCGCCAGCAAGAATGCGGGCGGTGCGCGCATCAAGGAGCAGACGGCGGCGCGTGGCAGTATCAACCATGCCTTCCTCGGCCAGGATGGATGGCCAATTCTGTGTCACCAGGGTGAGCAGAGTGAGCGTCAGTTGCCAATAGGCGGCGTGATCGTCGGGCACCAGATCGAACAGCGCCTGCCAGTCGCTCTCTTCGGTCGCGACCTGATCGATCAGATCGGCCAACGCTTTGGCCAGGTGCGCACTTTCGGCCACGGACTGGGGAAAGATCGGTTGTTGCGCGACGTTCGTGTCGGTCATCGCGCGGCGCATAGCTTCGCCGGCCGTGCCGATGAGGCGGGTTAGGATCAGGCGACGTTTGAGCGTGGGCATGGTGGCAAGGTTGGGCGGCTCCAAGGCCTCGCGGTCAATTGCGATCTGGTCCGGATCGCTGCCCTGCGGGATCAGAAACTCATCCTCGTCGGCGTCAGCCAGCGTTCGGATGGTTGGCAGAAGCGCGGTGCCGCCCAGTTCGTCGGTCAGAACCTCGGCGAAAGCACGGGCGGCGCGGCGCGTTGGCAAGTAGAAGGTGGTGTCGATGCGCGCCAGCGGATCATCGACAGGACCGACGTTCAGCGCGCCGCCAAGCCAGCCTTGCGCGAGCTGGGTCAGAAAGGGCCTGTGCGATCCAATGGTGTAGAGATTGAGTCTCGCGGACATGTCGCCCATCTGGCGCGAGGCGCCTAGAGCTGTCCAGCCTGTTTCAAGGCTGTTTCAGCGGTCGCGATAGCATCCGGTGTGCCGACCGTGAGCCAGAGACCGTCCAGCACGTGGCCGTAAAGGCGGCCGGAGGCGATGGCGCGGTCGAAAAGCAGGTTCAGCGAGAAGGGGCCATTCGGCAGATCGGTGAAGATCGCAGCGCTCATGATCGCGGTGCCGGTGTAGGTGTAAGGCACCGGCTCCGCGCCGCGGCGGATCAGCTGGCCGGAGGCGTCCCGGGCGAAATCGCCCGGATGGGCTTCAAGGCCGACACTCCGCTCGCGCCGCACCAACAGCAGAAGCATGTCCATCTGCTCCGGGTCGAACCGGGTTGCCATGTTGGTGAGCGCTTGATCATCGCCGATCCAGAAACTGTCGGCATTGGTGGCAAAGAAGGTTGGTCCGAGCAGCCGCAGGGCGCGGGCGATACCACCGCCCGTCTCCAGAAGCTGATCGGTCTCAGGGGACAGGGTGATGGCCGGAACGCCTTCTCGCGCCGCGCAATGGGCTTCAATCTGGTCGGCCAAATGGTGGGTGTTGACGACGGCCTGGGTGACGCCAGCGGCAGCAAAGGTGTCGAGCACGCGGTCAAGCATGGTCGCGCCGCCGACATTGACGAGCGGCTTGGGCAAGGTCTCCGTAATCGGACGCATGCGGGTGCCGAGCCCTGCGGCGAGCACCATGACCGGATGCATCACGCTTCCTCCGGCAGAAGCTGGTCGTAGAACGGTTTGAGCGTCGCCAGCGCAGGGTGTTTCAGGCATTGGCGCATATAAGCTTCGACGCGCGGCAAATGCTTCAAATAGCCGGGCTTGCCATCGCGGGCATTAAGGCGGGCGAAGATGCCCAAAATCTTGGAGTTACGCTGGGCACCCATCAACGCGACGCGGGCCCGCAACCAGTCTTCATCAGCACCGGACTTGGCCAAATAGACGTCGATGAGTTGATCCTGCAGGTCAGTCGGGACCGTGACCCGGGCATCGAAAACCAGCGAGGCGATGTCATAGGCCGGTGGTCCGAGCAGCGCGTCCTGAAAATCGATGAGGCCGATGCGATCGTTGCCCGATGCCTCCGGCTGCCAAATAATGTTCGGCGAGTGATAGTCGCGGATGGTGAGCGTGCGCGGTTCCTCGTCGAGCGGCGCCAAGAGGTTCTGCCAAGCAGCGAAAAAGCCAGCCCGGTCGAAGTCGTCGGCTTCAACACCGCGATGCGGTACATACCAATCGGGGCAAAGCGAGATCTCGGTAAGAAAAACCGGCAAATCGTAACGATGAAGCCTGTGTACGCCATCGCCAGGAACCAGCAGTCTCTCTGACCATGACGATCCATGGACGGCGGCCAGCAATTCCACCGCTGCTTGGTAGCGAACACGGATTGGGTTGCCCCCCGCATCAACAACCGTAGCGTCGCCAAGATCGTCGAGCAGCACGAGGCCTGCGTCGAGGTCAGCAGCATGGATCGAGGGGGCGGCAAAACCGTTGTCCCGAAGTGCCGATCCGACCGCCACAAAAGCGTGGACACTTTCGGCCAGATGGACCAGTTGGCTGTAGGGCTTCGCAGCCTGTTTCACCTCGCCTGTGTCAGGCTGCACGGCCGGGCCATCGGGCTGCCGGGCGGCATCCATCACGATCAGCGGCTCATTCGCCAAGCGCTCATACCGGCGGGTGGAGGCATCGCCCAACAAGCGTTGCCGCGTTGCCTCTGTCCGGTTTGCGGTGCCCAGAAATGCCCGGATGGCAAGGCTGCGGTCGATCCGCTTCAATAAGGCGTCAGGGCCTTTGAAACGCAGGCCCCGCGCCCGCTCGCCCTCCATCGCGAAATAGAGCGTTATGGCATCGGCAAAAGTTCCAGCGCCGGCTTGACCTGGCCATTCGACCAGGCGGATGGCCGGATCATCCTCGTCATCCAGGCCAAGCTCGACGATCTCAGACGGGTCAGAGAGACGATAAAGGTCGGCATGCAGGACCGGCGGGTCGGCCTCATCGTACCGCTGCACCAAGGTATAGGTGGGCGAGGGCACCTCAAGGGCGGGGTCCTTGGCAAGTGCGCGAATGAAGGCGCGGGCGAAGGTGGTTTTGCCGGCGCCCAGATCACCATCGAGACGGATCACCCAGCCGGGCGCCGCGACCATGGCGATGTCCTCGGCCAGCTGCTCGGTCGCGGCATCGCCAACAAGCTTTAAAGGGTCGCTCATGCGGGCTTATTCGGCGGCCTGGTCAAGCGGCGCGGACTCTTCAGGGTTGAGCGGCAACACACAGCGCACAACCGTGCCAAGGCCCTCGCGCGACCAAAGCTGCATCGTGCCTCCATGAAGCTCGACCAGCGCGCGCGACAGGGTCAAGCCGAGCCCGGCTCCATTGCCGACCGTGTTCTGGCCGGTTTCAAAGGGCTCGAACGCCGCCTTGGCCTGCGCCGTGTTCATGCCACGGCCCTGATCAATCACGGACACCACGACGCGCCCACCGTTGGCGCCTTGTTCACGGCGGGTTTTGACCCGCACTTTTGAGCCAGGACGGGATGAGGCGACAGCATTCGATAGGAGATTATAGAGCACCTGCCGCATGCGCGTCTCATCGACGACCAGTTCGGGCACGGCCGGGTCGAGCACATGATCGATCGTGATGCCGGCGTCGAGCAAGCGATCTTTCAGGCCGAGTTCGGCATCCTCCACCAATTTCAGCGGTGCAATCGTATCGAGTGATAGCGTCAAGATGCCGGCGTCGACGGTGGCAAGGTCAAGAATGGAGTCGACCAACGCCACCAGCGACTGGGTGGAGGAGAGGACGAAGTTCAGATAATCGCGCTGACGCTCGTTGAGCGGGCCGGTTTCTTCGTCATCCAGAAGCTGGGCGAAGCCGATGATCGAGGTGAGCGGCGATCTCAGCTCGTAGGAGACGTGCTTGATGAAGGTGGTTTTGATCCGCGCGGCTTCTTCCAGCGCGGCATTGCTCTCACGCAACGTGTCCTCAATGCCGACAGAGGCGGTGACATCGTTGGCCGTCAGCATGGTCGCGCCACCTGGCAAAGGCGTTGCGATGAGATCGATGACGCGCTCATCGGTAAGGCTCATGCGGCTGATGATGCCTTCACGGCGCTGGCCGAGCGAGCCGACTAAGCCCACCAACTGATCGATCACCCGGCGATCACGGGCGAGATCACGGATCGGCGCGGTGATGTCTTTAACGTGCGCGCCGATCTTCACCTCGTCAGGCGACAGCTGCCAAAGCTGGCCAAAGGCCGGGTTCACCAGCTGCAATCGCCCGTTGGAGCCGAACACCGCCACCCCTTCGCGCAAGGCATCGAGCGTCGCGGCGCGCACCTGCGTAAGAGCAGTGAAGCGGGACTTCAGCTCAACCTTTTCGGTTTCGTTTTCAAACAGCCAAATGGCACCGCCAT
Protein-coding regions in this window:
- the tsaE gene encoding tRNA (adenosine(37)-N6)-threonylcarbamoyltransferase complex ATPase subunit type 1 TsaE; translated protein: MSDPLKLVGDAATEQLAEDIAMVAAPGWVIRLDGDLGAGKTTFARAFIRALAKDPALEVPSPTYTLVQRYDEADPPVLHADLYRLSDPSEIVELGLDDEDDPAIRLVEWPGQAGAGTFADAITLYFAMEGERARGLRFKGPDALLKRIDRSLAIRAFLGTANRTEATRQRLLGDASTRRYERLANEPLIVMDAARQPDGPAVQPDTGEVKQAAKPYSQLVHLAESVHAFVAVGSALRDNGFAAPSIHAADLDAGLVLLDDLGDATVVDAGGNPIRVRYQAAVELLAAVHGSSWSERLLVPGDGVHRLHRYDLPVFLTEISLCPDWYVPHRGVEADDFDRAGFFAAWQNLLAPLDEEPRTLTIRDYHSPNIIWQPEASGNDRIGLIDFQDALLGPPAYDIASLVFDARVTVPTDLQDQLIDVYLAKSGADEDWLRARVALMGAQRNSKILGIFARLNARDGKPGYLKHLPRVEAYMRQCLKHPALATLKPFYDQLLPEEA
- the addB gene encoding double-strand break repair protein AddB, which encodes MGDMSARLNLYTIGSHRPFLTQLAQGWLGGALNVGPVDDPLARIDTTFYLPTRRAARAFAEVLTDELGGTALLPTIRTLADADEDEFLIPQGSDPDQIAIDREALEPPNLATMPTLKRRLILTRLIGTAGEAMRRAMTDTNVAQQPIFPQSVAESAHLAKALADLIDQVATEESDWQALFDLVPDDHAAYWQLTLTLLTLVTQNWPSILAEEGMVDTATRRRLLLDARTARILAGDHAGPVIAAGSTGSIPATARLLTAIARASNGAVVLPGLDQTMPDAAFDSLGEETPESASHPQHGLYNLLATIQATRTDVTELAGRSPERQTLVSAVFLPATSTSAWPTLRPDATSAFDPITVLEAASEGDESLAIAMAMKASLAEQETVALVTPDRNIARRVQLELERFGLSSDDSAGTPLRETPPARLMMLAADAWKSGFAAIPLLALLKHPLCTLGQSPASTRTEARLLERLALRGLALAPGLDPLRDVIRQRAAERDDETIRVPAIRGQLGPDDDARALALIDRLETAFAALAFLDAAETPFAAYTEALFAACETLTTTDDQTAPSPLYSGPAGEALAALRLGLRDAETVGLSTASHEAPTLLEALLTEAVVRPERPADPRLHIWGPLEARLQAVDHAILGGLNEKVWPNLPTASPFLSRAMMAGMDLAIPERRIGLSAHDVEQALGQPKVTLTRALKVDGTPTVPSRWLQRLLAFLPEETGQQMRARAAPLLAAASAWDAPARMSPRPRPEPKPKVPPTRLSITEVETLIRDPYTVYARRVLKLEEAPGLGLPPGPAERGTLFHALFEALAPTLNETPPEAWPAAMQAEAERQLQALEPFPDIQALWAQRIARVLPPYLKAERDWSAGLERRIPERSGALDLEITGQVCRLTGRADRIDLYADGTATILDFKTGNPPSLAQVKTFAPQLPLSVAMLGAGGFRDVSPHPARAARYVQTGGNRDPFKVTSLDDAEELRELAAEAMAKLEALWATFLLGAPFTPLLRPERARDQAPYHQLARVKEWRAADESAGDGP
- a CDS encoding nucleotidyltransferase family protein produces the protein MHPVMVLAAGLGTRMRPITETLPKPLVNVGGATMLDRVLDTFAAAGVTQAVVNTHHLADQIEAHCAAREGVPAITLSPETDQLLETGGGIARALRLLGPTFFATNADSFWIGDDQALTNMATRFDPEQMDMLLLLVRRERSVGLEAHPGDFARDASGQLIRRGAEPVPYTYTGTAIMSAAIFTDLPNGPFSLNLLFDRAIASGRLYGHVLDGLWLTVGTPDAIATAETALKQAGQL